From the genome of Myxocyprinus asiaticus isolate MX2 ecotype Aquarium Trade chromosome 39, UBuf_Myxa_2, whole genome shotgun sequence:
TTTGCCTTCATGAAACCTGCGGTGTTTGCCAAGGAGTAGATGaaaaattatccaaaaataaGATGACTTCAAAAATAATAGGTGAACAGTTAAAATATTCTGTACATAAAATGTGTGTTGCTGTATTCTTGTACTGCGATTGACTAGCCACCgatccagggtgtttccctggaCTCCCCGCAACCCCATATAGGACAATATATGAATATCCTATAAAAAAAGGATGGATGTAttcttgtagttttttttttttttttttttaagaaatgtaaaaataatacttataatacaATGCATACACTTGATGAGTCTTTGATATGACTtgatttaataaataatgttaatatgaatatacaaaaatataagtatttcatgtttatttacagtgtaagttaaaaggtatttcatatgccctcccatacagaaatctgatatatggcaattaacattttttatagaACTATAGTTCATTTAGTTTGGGCATATATGTACATAGCCTATTCAAATGAGATAATAATATACTATGATTTAAGGAAAATATCTGTTACATATAGGAGAACagccatttttattattttgaaatataggtTGTTGCATTTATGTGCAAGAATGTGCCTTTTTTTAGATCAGATATTGTTATATCAGCCTACTTTTGTATATCATGTGTTGTGTtaaatcagatttcagatttgtatgAGTTTAACCAGAAAGCAGAGAATGTAAATGTCAAATGGAATTAAAATAGGAATTTACattggacttaaaaaaaaaaaaaaaaaaatgccgagAATGCTGAGGCACGCTACCTCCTCATTACAAAAGTCTGCCACACgccattggtgtgtgtgtgtgtgtgtgtgtgtgtgtgtgtgtgtgtgtgtgtgtgtgtgtgtgtgtgtgtgtgtgcgtgcttgtcTGATGTACCTCCCACAGTAATCGGAGACTGGAGTCTTATCATGGCAATATCGTAGTCATTCTTTGCTGAGTTGTAATCTCCATTGATGATGATCTTGTCCACAGAAGAAGCCCCAGAAGATCCCAGATATGTGTTTGCAGAGACTACCTTCCATCTGCTCAGGTCCTTCTTACCCTCCCTAAAGAATGCAGGAGCAGAGTCACAATTTTAAACATTACTCTTTAAGCTTTCATTCTGTATTagtattagttttagttttagttttgatgTATCATGTTTATTCAACACATTTAATCATTGTTTTGGCCATGAGTGACTTCTGGCTATGTCTGGTGTTTCTGAACAATAAAATTGAATGATAAAAACCTGTTCTCTTCAATGAGCTGACTCAAACTTTCCCTAAAGCTTCTCACTTGTAGTAGAGAAACATGACTGCTTTAGCAGTGTTTTTCTAATATAACCATGGCTATGgactgtgaaggagcatatcattggttggaTTACATTATTAAACACATATGAACCTACTGAATAGATACACGTCTAGCTGGGCATGACTTTTACTAAGctgtagaaaaaataaaacaaaagtctgACTAAAAGAAATATAAGTTTTAGTGATGTCTTTAAATATTTTGGGAACACTATTTAACTATAGTGATACGATCTGCACCAAAGCACAGatgtttttggtaacactttacactaaggttccatttgttagcattagttaacaacattatttaacttaaactaacaataaacaataattgttaagcatttatcaatcttagttaatgttaatttcaacatatagtaatataatttttttaatcaaaagttgcatgtgctaacattagttaatgcactatgaacatgactgaacatgaattaacaatgaacagtattgttaactaacattaacatagATTAATATGTCCATATTTCACAAGTCTAATGTATCAGTACTTTTTTACCCTTTATTAGTCATTTTTACTGCCTACTTTCTGTTCTTGTTGAATAAGGCTGGCTCATATACTGAACTTAACAATCATTcaatttaaaactaaaaacacCAATATATTAAGCAAATATTCTTTTAGTCTCATTTTGAGTTTATTAGAACAATCGTTGATGTAACTCCATAAGGTTTGTGAGATTGTCATAGAAAAACATAGCACTTTAATATAATTGTATATTAAAAAGTTCACTAAATGTCATTTCTAAAGCATAAGTTACAATGTTGGGGGCAATTCAAGTAAACAGATATTTAGCAACATATAACAGTGTAGCAAAGCAGTAACCCCTCTCaataaaataagaaatgtcaAATAGAAAATTGCATGTTAAGTAGAAGGTAAAACATGCATTTGCTTTGTTTAAGTGTACGTGTTTTGAATACCCACCCATTGAAGCAGTGGGCTGCAGTGACAACCCAGCGTGGAGACACCAGTGACCCTCCACAAGTGTGTTGGCCACTGTTCTGCAGGCTGATCTGCCAGGGCCAGTTCTCAATGATTGCATCCTGTCCACCAACAATCCTGTCCTGGTTTCTGCTCATACCACAGTCAACTAGAAATAAAACATCCACAAATCActcaaaaagtaaaaatatattaaaacaaaagAGACACACATAAATAATTTCTGATATGAAATAATTggttgtaaatatactgtatgtaataataATTAACGGTCCTAAATGAAACACCTCTCCTGAATGTAAGAACTCTTACATTTAACAGCTATGAATCATGTATTAATGAGATGTTTACACTAGTAATATGAAAGTGTACTTAAAGCAAAGTCGATGGATACAGGTTAATAGTGTAAATAACTCGATTAGGGCTGCTGATATTACATTTAGGACCTAAAGACAATGCTCGAATTTTGGGGGGGAACCCCTCCACGATtttcacttgtgtgtgtgtgtgttcagtgtacATTAGCGCTGAATCTGATCCTGTGAGTGCTCCGGGGCTCGAgatattccccattcattttctccattgtcatTCCAACATTAACAGAATGGACGATTACATGAGAGAagacacatttcagtaagttgtaccgtatctttctttaaaacctcagatgttcattcatgttttttcGTGCTataagttggagagagagagcgtTGTTCCCCGCTCTGTTTGAATGGCCAGCTACCGCAGTCTGTCACACACACCATTAAAGAGCATGAATACAACATTTTTTGTATGAATTTCgagataaaatgtcattatttgaaAACTGAGACTAAAATcgtgtttcttcaaaaaactaCATCTGACTCAAATGATGGAGCGTATTACAATTTGTGCATATGTAGCTGTAACTGGCGCTGTCCTGTGCTTTcactggtgtttgtgtgtgtaggcgggtttgggtggtttatgaggaatttattttaggttacaaactggtaattacaagggtattatgctataaatgtggtttatgaggacatttctagtgtccccataattgaaattgcttaaaaaacatactaaacgatgttttattgaaaatgtaaaaatgcagaaagttttttgtgaggattaggtttaggggtagggttaggattagtggatagaatctatagtttgtacagtataagaatgattatgtctatggagagtcctcataatgatagctgcaccaacatgtatgtgtgtgtgtgtgtgtgtgtgtgtgtgtgtgtgtgtgtgtgtgtgtgtgtgtgtgtgatgctggtgtcatgataaattgagtcTGCCCATCGACTCCCCATGGGGGAAACCTTTTGTcatgactgagcaaaaacatcaTGTTATCGTAATAGCATGTCATTGAAGTctaggctaactgaaaaacacaaacaacgacgcatctttaatttcacaatctataactttataaaagtcattaaatgttgtatttacaaagttatatcaACATACATCATAAAacgattttaaaggatttctgctcaggcagtgaatatagtACCCACTAATAGGTCACTCCGCCAATGGAATTGATGTGAGGTCACAGCGAGACCCAATTTTCAGGGGGGACTTGATTGACACCAGCAAGCACTTCTGGAcatcatgtttttcaaaataaaagtcccacattgaatgaactaaatttagaattaataggaacatattatttaaaatattatacagTACAGATTATTTTAGGATATCCTTCAATATAgtgaaattaacattatattaatatgctttacaaaaaatacaaataatgaaatatgaattttaatatcTGATACATAACTAATAGTAAAACTGTACATATCAAACACAGTCGAtttgcaatttggaacaaaagacaacGATGTTTGTGATATCTGGAGAATATATAGGCTATGTCTAATATCTGTTGGAAGTGCTTTCCACCAGTGAATGACTGAGAAGGTCTTCAAAAGggtattaaaaagtattaaattggATATGCTGATACCTGCAGATACCCTGACTTAACAAATATAAACCTCAAGGGgtggggaccccccataagactgGAATCAATTTGAGCACTGCCTAAAGATATTACAATTAGGGTTTTTATTAGTTTTAAGACAGATTACTACATTTGTGACCtttatatatacagaatatattaaAACTTGAGATTTTACACTGTGTTGACTGtattaagtcatttttatggaCCTTAGGACTGCAGTCATCTTTTTTTCTCACACCTAGCTCCCTGCTTTGTTTTACAAAACATGTTTTGGCATGAATTGCTCACTGTGACTCACTGTGGCTCATTCTGCATGACCGAGTGTGTCAGAGATCATACCTCTGAGTTTTTTGATGTTATATTGTTAGTGTTGTGCTTATTTAACTGTTTGTTGGTTTGGTTTCCTTAACTGATTGCTGGATTAGGACATTATAGAGTAATTACCTGAGCATGTTAACGTGACAACTGTTCCCGTACTGCATACCTTGCtaaggaggagagagagacagagcgtgagagagagagagagagagagagagagagagagagagagagagaaattcatTTTCCTACACCCAAAAGCAGTATTGACTATAGTTTCCTCAAAAAAGCAGTTGGAtccttaagccacacttaaaatgtatgcattccattgcagtaaataataaaatatcaagtggcatctgcaaacaaatcagATTTTCTAAGCTAACTTTTCTTAGACATTTTTGCAGTtacattaaaaggaatagttcacccaaaatttgtaattctctcatcatttaattctctcatgccatccccaatgtgtttgactttctttcttctgcagaactttaaacaaagattttttgaagaataattcgactctgtaggcccatacagtgcaagtaaatggtggccagaactttgaagctccaaaaagcacataaaggcagcataaaagtaatccataagactccaatggttaaattcatgtcttctgaaatgatatgataggtgtgggtgaaagatagataaatatttatgtccttttgtactataaatctccactttaactttcacatccacattcttcttctttttgtttttgcaatttacattcttcgtgcatattgacacctactggtcggggctggtcaaaggtggagatttattgtaaaaaaggacttcaatattcaCCTGTTCCTCACCcgcacctataatatcacttcagaagacatggattaagccactggagtcttgtggattacttttatgatgactttatgtgtttttttggagattcaaagttctggccaccatttacttgcattgtatggacctaaagagatattcttctaaaaatctttgtttgttttctgcagaagaaagaaagccatacatctctaggatggcatgatggtgagtaaatggtgagagaattttcattattgggtgaactgttcctttaaccatCTCATCCCATGGtctttttagtggatgtatgaagtcaattTCACACAGGAGTGACCACATATTTAATTCATTACATTGACTACAGTATGAACATATtccattacaatttgaaaacaagaaAGTGTTTATATACTTTTGTCCTTTTACCCTTGAATAGtaattatattgtattgttttgcttgaaaagcgtGCTTGCAGTAAATGCCACTTGTTTTTCAGTATCTTGTTATCCAATATAATGTCATTAATAGATTAAAGAAGTGTGGTTTAAGAGTCCAAACACAGTTTGGCgctactgtatatacattagCACATAAATACACTCACCGATCTGAGACGGTGGACAGAAATGTCTGAGGTTTACTTGAGCCCACAGCACAGAAAGACATCTTCAGACCAGAGGACAGAAGGCCCACTTGAACTGTGCTGTAAGATGGATTACTGTGGACACAAAATAAGAGTGAAACAATGAAAAAGAGATGATGCAGATTGAATGATATATCCTTAAATTTATTTAGTACTCCTAAATGTTATAGCAATTATGTGATTctaatttaaagaccccatgaaattatttaaagaacacaattttctttgttttgtagACATATTTCATATTGAAAAAGGAAGTTAAgcaagttgttttttgttttttttaatagttaataTAAATAGCCCAGCAAAACTATGCTATTTGCTAGGTGGCATGTGGTgtcagaggaataaaaaaaaaaagtctatgtaTCTAAGCAGGAGAtaatgtcatcaatattttttgttcattttcccTGACAAGAAAGACTGTGTGTCTTAGTAAATGCACATATCTGTTATGGTTTGTTAtgtcaacttttaagagtacacttacatatacagtatatgaccatTGGTTAATAGATATGGACCAAAATTAAACTTTGATTTTAATTTCATGGGGTCACAGACTTTCTCTTGTTGTTAAACAGTGGGCCGGTACTCACGCTGAGTATCCCAGCTGTTGGCAAGCGGTATCGGCATGTTCTTTGGCGAAACCCTCTGAACACACACTTTTCCATATACCCTCATTAGGGCTGTAAACTTGAAGGACATTACGTGATGAGATTAGCCGCACTGCAGAGACAGAAAAAGGAAACAAGACAATCATTTTAAAATTCAGATGGCACTCACATTAATAATGGATATGAATTATATTGTGTGTAAGGGTGGTTGAGACATAACGTGTCCGTGgactttttttaatcaacattaagaTATGTGAATGTATAAAGGGAAGTGTTTATTTGagtttttctgtcattttaaaacacatcttttgcctctactagttcattttaaatggccctATGTtacaaatgattttttaaaagtaGTGTTCCATGAAGTTTCGTGACATCAATATTGTCACCACAGGACATAACAACTTCCCCAAAATATTTTATATCAGCTACCCCTAATTAGGAAAATATTCTTTAACTCTGTATAAATGtgtaatctatttaaaaataagataatacaaaaaaaaaaaaaaaaaaaaaaaaaaaaatcatagttgCGTCAGTGACATGagactcattttatttatttatttatttatttatttatttatttatgtctgaAACTCTTAagcttttcaaaaatacataaaaatgcttCAATAAACCTCTGCTAtgatacatttgtttttaatttctgtgttaaaaatatttttttttcttcttcttgggCTTAAGATGAGTAAAGTCTCAAACTGTTGATTAATCAAATGTTGGTATAAGTGgtttagaataatattttattattatttatttaaaaaataagcagtgaagcaaatttttttaaaatattaatatttgaaaacttttgtccaccacatTAAAaacaggtggtgtaaccaatGTGCTGGTAGCCattcaacataaaacatgaaaatatccCTTTATACCCTTATAATAgtgtgtgaattgtgtttaaaatttcaagatattttgacatttctgaTGAAAATcccattttgttcaggtcaaacatgaaaaacatgctttaaatgtttaaaaaaaaaaaaacaaaaaaaaaaactattgaaacAAACACAGTACGgggattacatttctacaaacttgaaatatgtgtttttaaaatatatttttaaacttaTATGTCAACGACACAAGTACAGCCAAAGTTATTTACATGCAGGAAATGTCTTGACAGGTTTACGGAAAAGGGGGAGAAGTCGTCTTGAAACAGGACAAACAGGTAAAGTCTGTGTTATCTACGTCTGTGAGCAGGTACTGTATGTAGGAGTCTGTGTGTACGTGGGAgtgagtgcatgtgtgcgtgtggaTTGCAGATCTCTTACAAGGGAAGGTGGAGTTGGCTTTGTACTTCATTACACAGGCAGACTCATCCTCGGCTCCGCTGCAGTCTGCCTTGCCATCACAGGCGTTCTCCAGTGGAATGAACTTCACCGATTTGGAGCAAAAGAAATACTTACTGTCGATCAGCTGCTTGACTACGCCATGAAGAAGGATGAGTTGGGCAAAGAGAAAAGAGGAATAAAAACATCATTCATAACAACATCAGTCATCGGTTTAAATTAAACCATCTgtttttgggtagttgacatgtcaTAACATGTCATAACATGTCAAttaactttaaatgtttttttaatgattttaaggtaaaatatacatatactgcatgtataagggaaagtgtaaatATTAGGGTCCTGTAACTAgtcaccttttttttctttttcaacatCTGCATGTTGGTTATGAATTTTTATGCCCCAGGTGTGCTGGTGCCCCGAAAATCGCATTTGACTTCACATTCCTTTAGATTTCTGGCTAGTGAGCTAcaatatttgcaaaaaaattaagTGAAATAGTGCGGTTTTGGTCTTAGTGGCGTTtggataggtttagggtttgcATTAAGAGTAtattcaatgttttaaaaattcaaCCTTCTATTGTCAAATTCCCAAAAGATCAGTCTCCTTTTTTAAAAGATGACGTGGTAAATTtctgcaccaaatggaattgcaaatataatcactgttttcacatAGATTccagaaagaaataaaatcttccattggttgtacaaacagatagaccCGCACCACTGGTCGAGTCAACATTACTATGTCACGGGATGGACAGCTCAAATAAAGAGTGGAATACAgaattttgatagtgccacagagttgcacttttaggtgaaatcatcCTACGAATAGATTACCACTATTGGATTAGTTATAGATTTtgcatattaaaggtgctgtaagcaattttagccttctgaagctttcatgtgactaaaccattgaattagccacgccccctcattccaaaaccccgccctcaaaatataattttgagaccaaaatcgagcaaaagagcagcattgtttgttcctgtggctgtcaaattcaacagtggcacaatagcaccctcaactgacaaacattatgaatcatagacTCAATGATCCTCTTCAAATACAATGCTATGCGAATGAGCAAAATAATAGACtggtgaaaagcatcaatgtccgCGGTCCACAttattgtttgctgtttacaaagtctacagctgtctcagagactggtgagatatctcaggacacttatttcattaatatctttaagggagtaggaaaatgttttgcacaCTTTTCCATGaataatcacttacagcacctttaagctatGAGAAAGAATGAGTCACAATGGTCAAAGGGGTGACTAAATAACTGTAGCTAATTAAAAACAACACAATTTTGTGACAAATTTATACTGTTAAAAGTAAATGTGTGAAAGGTTATGGGTGAAAAATATTAGGTCAGTTTCGCTGACCCACATTATAACTGCTGTTCCATTTTAATCATACAAGCTTATAGGTAATCTAGGAGGGGGTAAAATGACCAAAAACTTACTGAAGTAAGCAGCCACAGCCAGAATGGCCAGTATGACCAAAACCATCAGTGCCGTAATGATGGTCTTTTTCTTGGGTGGCCTTTTCACCTTCTGAGCCTGTGGAGCAGTCATGGGTTTTATGTGCTTACCGGGTTGCGGCACTGGAGAAGAATAAGAAAATGAAGTCGAAATCAGTTCATCATGATTGCTTTCTTGTAAAACACCCACTGGAATTGCAGGCATCATCAAAGTGTGTTTTACTGGACTGATAGTTTAGGTGATACATTAGACCAACTAGCCCAAATACAGTACCTTGTTGTGTTGGGTTTAAGGGCATGAAATTCTCTTCAAGAACCTGAGCATTCgcctgaaagaaagagagagagagagagagagagagagagagaaagagagagagagagagagggaagtaaagagggagagaaaagaggaaagagagagataaagtgaGAGGGCATTTTGTTATTTCCTTACTACACATACTCTGTCACTTTATGACTCAGCTGTagttttctgtatgactttcaaTGTGTCACTAGGGATTTTTTCAAACGGTTGTATGTGAAATCTCAAGCACTTCTTTGTAAAGCGTCCTACTCAGTTTAACATGTAGGCTGCAATTTACCTGCAGGCAGTAACAAAAAGTAGCTGTTGATGTGTTTATTCTGCTCTGAGGTTACACCTCAGACCACAAAGAAGCAAATGATGTAGATATGATagaaaagtgacaaaaaaacatgGAATATAACATGTCTCTCCTCTCATTTCCCTGTGGATATCCCAAAAACAATGAGTGGGACAGACAAATTTATTCAAAGGATGTGAATAAACTGTGGGTAGTTGCAGTGTGAGGGAGGAACCTATCctactaaaaaaaacaacaacaaaaaaaacaaaaacaaacaaaaaaaaaacagcctaaacTAATTTAccagtcttagctggtctccctacCTGGTCTGGCTGATCTGTTTCCTGAGACATTCTATCTCTGTGTGTATACAGTAAGCTAAAGCATTTCCAGCTACCTGCATAATAGAAATTATACTTACAAAAAGTATTCAGAATACTAATACCCAGTGAATAACTCATTTTTCAGGTGTGTTTCTCTTTTATAGTTTATGAAACACAATGAGGTCAATTACACACCTTAAACATATGTAGCACTAAATCACATACATATTGGCATGCCCCACAATGCATTTATACAATGCCCTCAGGGCACACCTTTAAAGTAAATGTGTATAGCATCAGATTTCATATTTAAGTTTTAATGCCATTGCTTTAACATTAAACTACAAAGAAAAAGCAAGAAAAACACAGAACAAAGGAAGCGCACACAATAGACATTCAGCGTATTAGCACAgagcttttgtgtttttgtgtttgcatAGAGATATGTTTAAATTGAAAAGTGCACATTGGAGCATGAATAGCCCCCTTTCAACAAATACTGAAACCATAGAAACGTCCATGTAtgacacagagagaaagaaacagagacTAAACAGAGAACCTGGAAGTGGAACTAACTTGGTTATTATCACGTGAGGAGATCTAGGCAAGGATTCACCAGTGTAAAGTAATTTAAGGGATTGAATGAGAAACAAATACCTGGTGGAAAGGACTGTATGAAAAGAGATTTTCAACTTTATTAAGCTGATGAGTCTGTATTTGTACgtaacatttacatgtacattgtTGTCCATTTGTTTAGACACTGAACGTATTGACAACATCTTAAATGTAAACgttttgtatgtatgtacagcactttataataaggttacatttgttaacattagcaagtgattttttttttttttacagtatttatacatctttgttaatgtttgttaataaaaatacaattgctcattgttagtttgtgttagttaatagtgcattaactaatgttaacaaatacaacttttgattttaaaaaattattaggaTATGTTGAAATCaatattaaccatgattaataaatgctgtaaaagtattgttcattattagttaatgttaactaatgttgttaattaattttaacaaAGTTAACCTTATTTTAGGTACTTGTTACCAGTATGTTTGTAgttaaattttgattttttttataaatatttttgagcccctaaccctaccccaaccctcaGTCTAACCACTTTTtaacaatgtaaaataataataataataataataataataataataataataataataataacaggcagataaatgtacAGTGACAATAATTATTGCCAAATTAGAAAAATGTGTCAACtctgttaaataaatgtgatgacatccaacatatttaattaatctcattgGTTATAAATACTATAAAATCAACCTATAATTCCatgtatttaaagggacagttcacccaaaaataaaaattatctttaataCAATGGTTCGTAAGCATTCGTACATCtctaaattttgtttttaaaagagatttacattttagatgctgtcaatattcTACGTTTCTATGCACTCAAATGTATGTCTGCTAAAACCACACTTTAGGAATACCTATGAATACTCATGGGATCATGTTAGATTCAAAGACCTAAAAATCTAAAACCAGACAGGCATGGAAAAGACAAGTAAAATCCTGTAAAACAGGATCATTGTCTATTTTTTAAGCTGTGACAGATGACACTATCCAACAATGCTCAATGCCAAGTAAGAAAATGATGGATAGCTTAAATGTGTTGTTCTGGCTGCCTCTTCCAGTATGTCTGGATGTACACTCATGCACAACAGAGCATAATGGAAGACAAAGTACATACCCCAATGCATTTGTATCCAACACTGCATTAGTGTTAAATAAGTAGTAACTTTAATTAAtgtgactttggaaacatcagaTCTAGTTTTCAGTTGATTTTGACTGTTTGGTCTAGTTCTATCGCTTTGTAAATAAACCTCATTTGTTTGCTCATGTCAAGGAAGACTGGTTTAACAGAAAACTACAATGCAGCCATTGTCGACTCCTCGCTGTTTTAAATGTTGGTAATGTACTGTACATTCAGGAAATATTTTAGATTTTCAAGCACCTCATGAAGAGCAGAGGAAACTTGCTGACTAAACCTGACAGGCCTAAATTTAATGCAGGTGAGACATTGCAAGGATCAAACAGACTGATGCCAAAGCTGATTAAATAGACATATCAACCCACGCATTAAAAGTTCCTTTCAAGGCACAGCCAGGCTTTTGTTATTAATGTCTCACTTTTCACCTGCATCTTTTGCAGGAACCTGTTCTCAGACCTATTTAAATTACTGAAATGCAAAGTAGTATTTTTGAACCACTATGGAACAATGCTTTGAACGTTATGGAAACATTGCATGCTAACTGTAGTCGCCATAGTCAATATCACATACTGTTTGTTTGAATTAAGTCACACACATTGAGCAGCAAAATGTTCAATGCATCACAGATAATGTTCTGTTTATCTGTTCTGAACATATAGTAAAACTATTTGGTAATTTTTAAGAAGCTATGTCTGCCTGATCTaaaccttaaaattagttttgttggtgtaacctaatgtattcaagtGGATTGATGATGTTGTGACAGTGATGTtaatttttaaagatttaaaaaaaaaaaaaaacattttaggttaactattgttttgtgtaataataaaaaaataaaaaaataaataataattaattataaataaataataaataaaataaataaataataatcttaatgtggtaacatctaaattaattggttctgttcaagtcaaaaatattatttgggTCCTTCTTGAAACAAATGCCATTTCCaggatttttttaatgacattttagcaAGCTTTTAAACATTCTATCATACCAATAATGTGTTTAAGTCTGTGTTAATACATTGCACTGTGCCATCTCAGTTAAATGAATACACTTCAAATAAGGTTGTCAATCAATGAAATGTCTTTGATGAATTAATTGCATGTAATGTACTGTAATTAATTAGACAATCTTATAGCATATCAATATTAGCggagaaaattaaa
Proteins encoded in this window:
- the LOC127429565 gene encoding transmembrane protease serine 4-like is translated as MRANAQVLEENFMPLNPTQQVPQPGKHIKPMTAPQAQKVKRPPKKKTIITALMVLVILAILAVAAYFIKQLIDSKYFFCSKSVKFIPLENACDGKADCSGAEDESACVMKYKANSTFPLRLISSRNVLQVYSPNEGIWKSVCSEGFAKEHADTACQQLGYSANPSYSTVQVGLLSSGLKMSFCAVGSSKPQTFLSTVSDRKVCSTGTVVTLTCSVDCGMSRNQDRIVGGQDAIIENWPWQISLQNSGQHTCGGSLVSPRWVVTAAHCFNGEGKKDLSRWKVVSANTYLGSSGASSVDKIIINGDYNSAKNDYDIAMIRLQSPITVGESRRPVCLPPQDLGLKGGDNLVVTGWGHLKEKGNLSPNLQKAQIRLIDRDQCASTAVYGNSVTPRMICAGFLAGQVDACQGDSGGPLVYSSSRWMLVGVVSWGLGCARQDHPGVYTNVDQMLDWVHSVMQEFQ